One Zerene cesonia ecotype Mississippi chromosome 25, Zerene_cesonia_1.1, whole genome shotgun sequence DNA window includes the following coding sequences:
- the LOC119836821 gene encoding ELAV-like protein 4 — protein sequence MSKGDTEQQNGSGEESKTNLIINYLPQSMTQEEIRSLFSSIGEVESCKLIRNKGAAFPDALNHALHGGGQSLGYAFVNYHRPEDAEKAIATLNGLRLQNKTIKVSYARPSSEAIKGANLYVSGLPKTMTQSELERLFSPYGRIITSRILCENSGGRPFTGGEQGLSKGVGFIRFDQRVEAERAIQELNGTVPKGASEPITVKFANNPSNNGKALAPLAAYLPAALRFPAPLGRFSSGKSLLAINKGLQRYSPLAGELLGGVLPGAVGSEWCIFVYNLAPETEENVLWQLFGPFGAVQSVKVIRDLQTNKCKGYGFITMTNYDEAVVAIQSLNGYTLGNRVLQVSFKTNKIKTI from the coding sequence ATGTCGAAGGGCGACACCGAACAGCAAAATGGCTCCGGCGAGGAGTCCAAGACTAACCTGATCATCAACTATCTACCCCAGAGCATGACGCAGGAGGAAATCAGGAGTCTCTTCTCCAGTATAGGCGAAGTGGAGTCGTGCAAGCTGATAAGGAACAAGGGGGCGGCGTTCCCGGACGCGCTCAACCACGCGCTGCACGGCGGCGGACAGAGCCTCGGCTACGCTTTCGTCAACTACCACCGCCCGGAAGATGCGGAGAAAGCGATTGCCACCCTCAACGGCCTCCGCCTGCAGAACAAGACTATCAAGGTATCGTACGCTAGACCCAGCAGCGAGGCCATCAAAGGCGCCAACCTCTACGTATCAGGGCTGCCAAAGACAATGACACAATCAGAATTGGAGCGGCTATTCAGCCCATACGGCCGCATCATAACTTCAAGGATACTCTGCGAGAATTCAGGCGGGAGACCGTTCACTGGAGGAGAGCAAGGCCTATCTAAGGGCGTGGGATTCATCAGATTCGATCAGCGCGTAGAAGCCGAGAGAGCTATTCAGGAACTGAACGGAACAGTGCCCAAAGGAGCATCAGAACCGATTACAGTGAAGTTCGCAAATAACCCAAGCAACAACGGCAAGGCGCTCGCACCGCTGGCCGCGTACCTGCCGGCCGCGCTGCGCTTCCCTGCCCCGCTCGGCCGCTTCAGCTCAGGCAAGTCCCTACTCGCTATAAACAAAGGCCTCCAGCGATACAGCCCGCTGGCCGGCGAGCTCCTCGGCGGTGTGTTACCGGGCGCCGTCGGCTCTGAGTGGTgcatttttgtttacaatctAGCCCCGGAAACAGAGGAGAATGTGCTCTGGCAACTATTTGGACCTTTCGGTGCCGTCCAGAGCGTGAAAGTGATACGCGACCTGCAGACGAACAAGTGCAAAGGCTACGGGTTCATCACAATGACGAATTACGACGAGGCGGTGGTCGCCATTCAGTCCCTGAACGGGTACACGCTTGGCAACAGAGTGCTGCAGGTCAGTTTCAAGACGAACAAAATCAAGACGATCTAA